One genomic segment of Esox lucius isolate fEsoLuc1 chromosome 15, fEsoLuc1.pri, whole genome shotgun sequence includes these proteins:
- the id2a gene encoding DNA-binding protein inhibitor ID-2 has translation MKAISPVRSFRKNSANLSEHSLGISRSKTPVDDPLSLLYNMNDCYSKLKELVPSIPQNKNVSKMEILQHVIDYILDLQIALDSNVAITSLHHQRPGQATSRTPLTTLNTDISILSLQSPEFPSELTTDDSRTLHR, from the exons ATGAAAGCAATAAGCCCAGTAAGGTCTTTCCGGAAAAATAGCGCAAATCTGTCTGAACACAGTCTGGGAATCTCTCGGAGCAAGACTCCCGTGGATGATCCATTAAGCCTGCTTTACAACATGAACGACTGCTACTCCAAGCTGAAGGAGCTCGTGCCCAGCATCCCTCAGAACAAGAACGTGAGCAAGATGGAAATCCTGCAGCATGTCATTGACTATATTCTGGACCTGCAGATCGCACTTGACTCCAATGTCGCAATAACAAGCCTTCATCACCAGCGACCGGGTCAGGCGACGTCCAGGACTCCCTTAACAACTCTGAATACAGATATCAGCATATTGTCATTACAG TCTCCGGAGTTTCCATCAGAGCTGACGACAGATGACAGCAGGACCCTTCATCGTTAA